Proteins encoded by one window of Thermoanaerobaculia bacterium:
- a CDS encoding glycosyltransferase family 1 protein, producing the protein MTPAVGIDARKARDFGIGTYTRGLIGALAGLPEAAGFRFALFARPGDEPLFASLPGNFSIVAESAPGYSARELVGFGSRIRGARLDLFHALHYVLPAAIGTRAVVTVHDRIHLDFPGDGAPPLRYPYARIMLARALARSRAVITASEAVRRELAELSPAHAGKLESIPHGVAPAFRPDVAGEDLARVRRQHGLPPSYALYLGGAKPHKNLPRILEAFRNARAGDLSLVLAGPLPPASAAERGEPRVRRIGFVDEADLPALYRGAAFLLYPTLAEGFGLPLLEAMACGVPAIVSDIPVFREIAGDAARLVDPQSPASIALAVEELAADPRLRAELAQRGLVRARSFSWTAAAARTLAVYRRVLEAR; encoded by the coding sequence ATGACGCCCGCGGTCGGCATCGACGCCCGCAAGGCGCGCGACTTCGGGATCGGGACGTACACGCGGGGACTGATCGGCGCCCTCGCCGGCCTGCCGGAGGCCGCCGGCTTCCGATTCGCGCTCTTCGCGCGTCCCGGCGACGAGCCGCTTTTTGCCTCGCTTCCGGGAAACTTCTCCATCGTCGCCGAATCCGCGCCCGGCTACTCGGCTCGCGAGCTCGTCGGGTTCGGTTCGCGCATCCGCGGCGCGAGGCTCGACCTCTTCCACGCGCTCCATTACGTGCTGCCCGCGGCGATCGGCACGCGCGCGGTGGTGACCGTCCACGACCGCATTCATCTCGACTTTCCGGGCGACGGGGCGCCGCCGCTCCGGTATCCCTACGCGCGGATCATGCTCGCGCGGGCGCTGGCCCGCAGCCGCGCGGTCATCACCGCTTCCGAGGCGGTCCGCCGCGAGCTCGCCGAGCTCTCCCCCGCGCACGCCGGGAAACTCGAGTCGATCCCGCACGGAGTCGCCCCGGCATTCCGGCCGGACGTCGCCGGAGAGGATCTCGCGCGCGTGCGCCGGCAGCACGGTCTTCCCCCCTCCTACGCGCTCTATCTCGGCGGCGCGAAGCCGCACAAGAACCTGCCGCGCATCCTCGAGGCGTTCCGGAACGCCCGCGCGGGAGACCTCTCGCTCGTGCTCGCGGGACCGCTTCCGCCCGCGAGCGCCGCCGAACGCGGGGAACCGCGCGTCCGGCGGATCGGATTCGTCGACGAGGCGGACCTGCCGGCGCTCTACCGCGGCGCGGCGTTCCTCCTCTACCCGACCCTCGCCGAAGGCTTCGGCCTTCCGCTCCTCGAGGCGATGGCCTGCGGCGTCCCGGCGATCGTTTCCGACATCCCGGTCTTCCGGGAGATCGCGGGCGACGCCGCCCGGCTCGTCGATCCGCAGAGTCCCGCCTCGATCGCGCTCGCCGTCGAGGAGCTCGCGGCCGACCCGCGCCTCCGCGCCGAGCTCGCGCAGCGCGGCCTGGTCCGCGCCCGTTCGTTCTCCTGGACCGCCGCGGCCGCGCGCACGCTCGCCGTCTACCGGCGCGTGCTGGAGGCGCGGTGA
- a CDS encoding glycosyltransferase family 1 protein translates to MKVGIDARALLAPRTGIGVYTEQIARGLAAESGVEVTLFAPREIDGKEGFPGDAVRSRSGRHPFGTVWVQTHLSRALASERCDVLLSAVTIAPARIDIPYVPVVHDLTPLTHPEWHRRKTIVAFLPWIERTLERSERIIAVSKATAADLARRFPETRGKTVVIEHGVDPRFSPEGAPGEGEAVRREHTRGRPFILYFGTLEPRKNVGALVAACERLWRERRERPDLLLAGSGGWKSEPLLARIARSPFRDKIHRIGWVPADAAPALLRAAEAFCYPSHEEGFGLPVLEAMASGVPAVISTAPALLEVAGDAALSVPAMDAAGLAESLARLIEDPSLRRDRIARGLARAACFRWDDAAGRTAAVLREASASGAAPGPASS, encoded by the coding sequence GTGAAAGTCGGCATCGACGCGCGCGCGCTTTTGGCCCCGCGCACGGGAATCGGGGTGTACACCGAGCAGATCGCGCGCGGGCTCGCCGCCGAGTCGGGGGTCGAGGTGACCCTCTTCGCGCCCCGGGAGATCGACGGAAAGGAAGGCTTTCCCGGGGACGCCGTGCGGTCCCGTTCGGGCCGCCATCCGTTCGGGACGGTCTGGGTCCAGACGCATCTCTCGCGGGCGCTGGCGTCCGAACGATGCGACGTGCTCCTGTCGGCCGTCACGATCGCTCCCGCCCGGATCGACATTCCCTACGTGCCGGTGGTCCACGACCTGACGCCCCTGACGCATCCCGAGTGGCACCGCCGGAAGACGATCGTCGCCTTCCTCCCCTGGATCGAGCGGACGCTCGAGCGATCCGAGCGGATCATCGCGGTCTCGAAAGCGACGGCGGCCGATCTCGCGCGCCGATTCCCGGAGACGCGCGGAAAAACGGTCGTCATCGAGCACGGCGTCGATCCGCGGTTCTCGCCCGAGGGCGCGCCGGGCGAAGGCGAGGCGGTGCGCCGGGAGCACACGCGCGGGCGGCCGTTCATCCTCTACTTCGGGACCCTCGAGCCGCGCAAGAACGTCGGCGCGCTCGTGGCGGCCTGCGAGCGCCTGTGGCGCGAGCGGCGGGAGAGGCCCGACCTGCTGCTCGCCGGCAGCGGAGGCTGGAAATCGGAGCCGCTGCTCGCGCGCATCGCGCGATCTCCCTTCCGCGACAAGATCCACCGGATCGGCTGGGTCCCGGCCGACGCGGCGCCGGCGCTGCTGCGCGCGGCGGAAGCGTTCTGCTATCCCTCGCACGAGGAGGGGTTCGGGCTGCCGGTCCTCGAGGCGATGGCGAGCGGGGTCCCGGCGGTGATCTCGACGGCGCCCGCGCTCCTCGAAGTCGCCGGCGACGCGGCGCTCTCCGTCCCGGCGATGGACGCGGCGGGTCTCGCGGAGTCGCTCGCGCGCCTGATCGAGGATCCCTCGCTCCGCCGCGACCGGATCGCGCGGGGGCTCGCGCGCGCCGCCTGCTTCCGATGGGACGACGCGGCCGGGCGCACGGCCGCCGTGCTGCGGGAGGCGAGCGCAAGCGGCGCCGCTCCCGGACCCGCCTCCTCATGA
- a CDS encoding DUF177 domain-containing protein, producing the protein MPEPRILLEGAREKPLEFSGETTLSVEDLGGDPLVSLSPVRMDGVITRVDEDYLLEGELTFSGELACSRCVAPYAFAEAISLHLRLRKRPAAARPEKGRAEEPEEEREMDPGELDVVLFDEPILPFGEIAREQVLMAIPMKPLCREECRGLCPECGKDRNVAECSCESRRVDPRLEVLKSLK; encoded by the coding sequence ATGCCCGAGCCGCGTATTCTTCTGGAGGGGGCGCGAGAAAAGCCCCTCGAGTTTTCCGGCGAGACGACGCTTTCCGTCGAAGATCTCGGCGGGGACCCGCTCGTCTCGCTTTCCCCGGTCCGGATGGACGGGGTGATCACCCGCGTCGACGAGGACTACCTGCTCGAGGGGGAGCTGACCTTTTCGGGAGAGCTCGCCTGTTCGCGCTGTGTGGCTCCGTACGCCTTCGCGGAGGCCATCTCCCTGCATCTCCGGCTCCGAAAGCGGCCCGCGGCGGCCAGGCCGGAAAAGGGGCGCGCGGAGGAACCGGAGGAGGAGCGGGAGATGGACCCGGGCGAGCTCGACGTGGTTCTTTTCGACGAGCCGATCCTCCCATTTGGCGAGATCGCCCGGGAGCAGGTCCTGATGGCGATCCCGATGAAGCCGCTCTGCCGCGAGGAGTGCCGCGGCCTGTGCCCCGAATGCGGAAAGGACCGGAACGTCGCCGAATGCTCCTGCGAGTCGCGCCGGGTCGATCCGCGGCTGGAAGTCCTGAAGAGTTTGAAATAA
- the rpmF gene encoding 50S ribosomal protein L32, which yields MPNPKHRHSKARRDKRRAHDFLAAPAMSECPNCHESKLPHRVCPHCGHYKGKEVIDIKNV from the coding sequence ATGCCGAATCCGAAGCACCGCCACAGCAAGGCTCGCCGCGACAAGCGCCGCGCCCACGACTTCCTCGCCGCGCCGGCGATGTCGGAGTGCCCGAACTGCCACGAATCCAAGCTTCCGCACCGCGTGTGCCCGCATTGCGGCCACTACAAGGGCAAAGAAGTCATCGACATCAAGAACGTCTGA
- the plsX gene encoding phosphate acyltransferase PlsX, translating to MKIAVDAMGGDHAPDVNVDGAVAAAREFGVSTILVGQGAKIAPLLSGKDTGSATIEIVEAPEVIGMDEAAVAAVRKKRFSSIRVAAGLVREGKADGLVSAGHTGAAMVCAKMVIGTIEGVDRPALAAIIPTVSGFCLLLDVGANPECKNHNFREFAVMGHLYAHLLFGMTAPRIGLMSIGEEDTKGTDRTKEAFKVLKDTGLNFIGNVEGNDVFNGRCDVIVTDGFTGNVLLKASESLAEMIQKSLREEITKSAKASIGFLLSKSAFRAFKARIDYSEYGGAPLLGVKKCCIIGHGRSSAKAIKNAIRLAAEFSRKRMSEQIQESIAELHSREQGLAVQ from the coding sequence ATGAAGATCGCGGTCGATGCCATGGGCGGGGATCATGCTCCGGACGTGAACGTCGACGGGGCCGTCGCGGCCGCCCGGGAATTCGGGGTTTCGACGATCCTGGTCGGACAGGGGGCGAAGATCGCCCCGCTGCTCTCCGGGAAGGACACCGGGAGCGCCACGATCGAGATCGTCGAGGCGCCCGAGGTCATCGGCATGGACGAGGCGGCGGTCGCCGCCGTCCGGAAGAAGCGGTTCTCGTCGATCCGGGTCGCGGCCGGGCTCGTCCGCGAGGGGAAGGCCGACGGCCTCGTCTCGGCGGGCCACACCGGAGCGGCCATGGTCTGCGCGAAGATGGTGATCGGGACGATCGAGGGCGTCGACCGGCCCGCGCTCGCCGCCATCATCCCGACGGTCTCCGGCTTCTGCCTGCTGCTCGACGTCGGCGCGAACCCGGAGTGCAAGAACCACAATTTCCGCGAGTTCGCGGTGATGGGGCACCTCTATGCCCACCTCCTCTTCGGCATGACCGCCCCCCGGATCGGCCTGATGTCGATCGGCGAGGAGGACACGAAGGGGACCGACCGCACGAAAGAGGCGTTCAAGGTCTTGAAGGACACCGGTCTCAACTTCATCGGCAACGTCGAGGGCAACGACGTGTTCAACGGCCGCTGCGACGTGATCGTGACCGACGGGTTCACCGGCAACGTGCTGCTCAAGGCGTCCGAGTCCCTGGCGGAGATGATCCAGAAGTCGCTGCGGGAGGAGATCACGAAATCCGCGAAGGCCTCGATCGGGTTCCTGCTCTCGAAGTCGGCCTTCCGCGCGTTCAAGGCGCGGATCGATTATTCGGAATACGGCGGCGCGCCGCTTTTGGGCGTCAAGAAGTGCTGCATCATCGGCCACGGCCGCTCCTCCGCCAAGGCGATCAAGAACGCGATCCGGCTCGCCGCGGAGTTCTCGCGCAAGCGGATGTCGGAGCAGATCCAGGAGTCGATCGCGGAGCTGCATTCGCGGGAGCAGGGGCTGGCCGTCCAATAG